Within Oleidesulfovibrio alaskensis DSM 16109, the genomic segment AACGAGGGTTGCGGCAAAACTGATAAATCCGACTGTGGCCGACTTTAAAAATCAGTTCCAAGCCGGTTATGCCGATTAGCTTCTTCGCCGTGTTCATCAATTCCCACGGCTCAAGCGCATGGAATTTCGTACTCATTTTACTCTCGCTCGTGGCGCACTGGTGGCGCATACTAACTACAGGTCAAAATCAGGCCGCTTTGTCGGAATCCGCCGCAAACAAGTCAGGACGCAGGTCTTTCAAAGGAATGCCAAGGCGCAGGTGGTAGCGAAGGGCCGCTTCGCCGGAAATGGCAAGCTCTCCCCGGCAATGCTTGAGGACCGTTGCGCGATTAAACCCCACTCTTCGTCCAATCTCAGCATAAGTGACCTTCATTTCGCGCCTGCATTGTTCAAGTATGTTTTTCATGCATCAATGTTGTCACAAGAAAACAAAAATGACAAGCGCCACGACGCACCGCGACA encodes:
- a CDS encoding helix-turn-helix domain-containing protein, which produces MKNILEQCRREMKVTYAEIGRRVGFNRATVLKHCRGELAISGEAALRYHLRLGIPLKDLRPDLFAADSDKAA